From one Pseudomonadota bacterium genomic stretch:
- a CDS encoding GtrA family protein: protein PSPRESRRGSEPRRTGARGKSLSMLRLFPRAPVRRGSDPRLLSLGEGSLFRNITAAGIATAFDFGVVYSLVAATWLGPEAATLCGCAVGGVVNFTINRVWAFGAPGPYLSQGARYTFVSVSSALLNAGGVAVFLLLPNMDYRIAWVIARSAVFITWNYPLHRDFVFVQYRATIAKLDPGRARRDYRWERARRDAA, encoded by the coding sequence GCCCTCACCCAGGGAGAGCAGGCGTGGATCCGAGCCGCGCCGGACAGGCGCGCGCGGGAAGAGCCTGAGCATGCTCAGGCTCTTCCCGCGCGCGCCTGTCCGGCGCGGCTCGGATCCACGCCTGCTCTCCCTGGGTGAGGGCAGCTTGTTCCGCAACATCACGGCTGCCGGGATAGCCACCGCGTTCGACTTCGGCGTTGTCTATTCGCTTGTCGCTGCGACCTGGCTCGGCCCCGAGGCCGCGACGCTGTGTGGCTGCGCTGTGGGTGGCGTGGTGAATTTCACGATCAACCGTGTGTGGGCGTTCGGCGCGCCTGGCCCGTATCTGTCGCAGGGAGCGCGCTACACGTTTGTCAGCGTGAGCAGCGCGCTGCTCAACGCGGGGGGCGTGGCCGTCTTTCTCCTGCTGCCCAACATGGATTATCGCATCGCCTGGGTCATCGCGCGCTCGGCCGTGTTCATCACCTGGAACTACCCGCTGCACCGCGATTTCGTGTTTGTTCAGTACCGAGCCACGATAGCCAAGCTCGATCCCGGGCGTGCGCGCCGGGATTACCGTTGGGAGCGGGCCCGCCGCGACGCTGCCTAG
- a CDS encoding phosphatidylglycerophosphatase A yields MMRKSRDLAESEPAGASDGSSRVGIGPGDQGRPGPRWSRCLATLGGVGRLPVAPGSWGALVAVPFGVVFGALPWPWRVAGCVLLTALATWAVSRYLGSSTHQDPQEVVLDEFVGCLITLCWIPVEWVWLAAGYGLFRLFDIWKPGPIGYVDKRWHGGPGIMADDVLAGLIAGVLLAIAHALTG; encoded by the coding sequence ATGATGCGAAAGTCGCGGGACCTCGCCGAGTCCGAGCCAGCGGGCGCTTCCGACGGGAGCTCCCGTGTCGGTATCGGCCCCGGAGACCAGGGGCGCCCCGGACCTCGCTGGTCGCGCTGCCTGGCCACGCTAGGCGGCGTAGGGAGATTGCCCGTGGCGCCGGGCAGCTGGGGCGCCCTGGTTGCCGTGCCGTTCGGTGTGGTTTTCGGGGCGTTGCCGTGGCCGTGGCGGGTCGCGGGCTGTGTCTTGCTGACCGCGCTCGCGACCTGGGCCGTGAGCAGGTACTTGGGCAGCAGCACGCATCAAGACCCCCAGGAAGTGGTCCTCGACGAGTTCGTCGGCTGTTTGATCACGTTGTGCTGGATCCCGGTCGAGTGGGTGTGGCTGGCCGCCGGGTACGGCTTGTTTCGGCTTTTCGATATCTGGAAACCAGGGCCGATCGGCTACGTCGACAAGCGCTGGCACGGAGGCCCAGGCATCATGGCCGATGATGTCCTGGCAGGATTGATAGCCGGCGTCCTGCTGGCGATAGCCCATGCGCTCACCGGCTAG